A genomic window from Silene latifolia isolate original U9 population chromosome 11, ASM4854445v1, whole genome shotgun sequence includes:
- the LOC141610690 gene encoding putative protease Do-like 14 isoform X3, which produces MNGVKRVHREEVVVVDESMKFAASKASPSLAGILSHHLPDDMAHYTQRRRIWRMSGDEIKRRGELVFWGTGIIYECHRDHDDEDDDEMTVNNFTSIIICPATLFVRTNGVEPSDIQVDVYLWDGQICQGRVIACDFHYNLAAIRIQTPCELPTATLRDLDDFVPINLTPIQYHHQPPRLRPHSTKFKISPGTPLITIARSMRLLNAPIVSPGVFSPRTLKKEDYSELYCVMYSDHPEKKGGFVINYSGEVIGLVFFKFSFLPINLVSTWWKNFKSCRQYHRPYLGVKIANLHLSGSKYLSEFLAAFPDVTGGAVVTEVAEDSPAYRSGICPEDVIIKCNGKLVRSSLELFEILWNNVGIEYVELDVLRASNGENLTPSLKVEQTSSDKMYQWALTSWTIHNPFEPVRDAE; this is translated from the exons atgaatggaGTAAAGAGGGTTCATAGAGAAGAAGTTGTTGTGGTGGATGAGAGTATGAAGTTTGCGGCTTCTAAAGCTTCTCCTTCGCTTGCCGGTATCCTTTCTCATCATCTTCCTG ATGATATGGCTCATTACACTCAACGCCGCCGAATCTGGAGGATGAGCGGAGATGAAATCAAAAGGCGAGGTGAACTTGTATTTTGGGGTACTGGTATTATTTATGAATGTCATCGAGAtcatgatgatgaagatgatgatgaaatgACAGTTAATAATTTCACTAGTATCATTATTTGTCCAGCTACTCTGTTCGTTCGTACTAATGGTGTCGAACCTAGTGATATTCAG GTTGATGTTTATTTATGGGATGGTCAAATATGTCAAGGTCGAGTTATTGCTTGTGATTTCCACTACAATCTCGCTGCCATTCGGATTCAAACCCCCTGCGAATTGCCAACTGCAACTCTTAGGGATTTGGATGATTTCGTTCCAATAAATCTCACCCCCATTCAgtaccaccaccaaccacctcgATTGCGTCCTCATTCTACTAAGTTTAAAATTTCTCCTGGGACTCCCTTAATCACTATTGCCCGCTCTATGAGACTCCTTAATGCTCCTATTGTTAGTCCCGGTGTTTTCAG TCCAAGAACGCTCAAGAAAGAGGATTACAGCGAGCTTTATTGTGTCATGTACAGCGACCATCCA GAGAAGAAAGGGGGATTTGTCATCAACTATTCAGGAGAAGTTATTGGACTCGTGTTCTTCAAATTTTCTTTCTTACCAATTAACTTAGTTTCAACTTGGTGGAAGAATTTTAAAAGTTGCCG GCAATATCATCGGCCTTACCTTGGTGTGAAAATTGCCAATCTTCATTTGTCTGGTTCTAAGTATTTGAGTGAGTTTTTGGCTGCGTTCCCCGATGTCACTGGAGGTGCTGTTGTCACAGAG GTTGCAGAGGATTCACCAGCGTATCGTTCCGGGATATGCCCTGAAGATGTCATAATAAAATGTAATGGCAAATTAGTCCGCAGTTCGTTGGAG TTATTTGAGATACTATGGAACAATGTTGGAATAGAGTATGTTGAGCTTGATGTTTTGAGAGCGAGTAATGGTGAAAATCTGACGCCAAGTCTGAAGGTCGAACAGACTTCCTCGGATAAAATGTATCA GTGGGCGCTAACTTCTTGGACTATACATAACCCGTTTGAGCCTGTGCGTGATGCTGAATGA
- the LOC141610690 gene encoding putative protease Do-like 14 isoform X4 translates to MAHYTQRRRIWRMSGDEIKRRGELVFWGTGIIYECHRDHDDEDDDEMTVNNFTSIIICPATLFVRTNGVEPSDIQVDVYLWDGQICQGRVIACDFHYNLAAIRIQTPCELPTATLRDLDDFVPINLTPIQYHHQPPRLRPHSTKFKISPGTPLITIARSMRLLNAPIVSPGVFSPRTLKKEDYSELYCVMYSDHPEKKGGFVINYSGEVIGLVFFKFSFLPINLVSTWWKNFKSCRQYHRPYLGVKIANLHLSGSKYLSEFLAAFPDVTGGAVVTEVAEDSPAYRSGICPEDVIIKCNGKLVRSSLELFEILWNNVGIEYVELDVLRASNGENLTPSLKVEQTSSDKMYQWALTSWTIHNPFEPVRDAE, encoded by the exons ATGGCTCATTACACTCAACGCCGCCGAATCTGGAGGATGAGCGGAGATGAAATCAAAAGGCGAGGTGAACTTGTATTTTGGGGTACTGGTATTATTTATGAATGTCATCGAGAtcatgatgatgaagatgatgatgaaatgACAGTTAATAATTTCACTAGTATCATTATTTGTCCAGCTACTCTGTTCGTTCGTACTAATGGTGTCGAACCTAGTGATATTCAG GTTGATGTTTATTTATGGGATGGTCAAATATGTCAAGGTCGAGTTATTGCTTGTGATTTCCACTACAATCTCGCTGCCATTCGGATTCAAACCCCCTGCGAATTGCCAACTGCAACTCTTAGGGATTTGGATGATTTCGTTCCAATAAATCTCACCCCCATTCAgtaccaccaccaaccacctcgATTGCGTCCTCATTCTACTAAGTTTAAAATTTCTCCTGGGACTCCCTTAATCACTATTGCCCGCTCTATGAGACTCCTTAATGCTCCTATTGTTAGTCCCGGTGTTTTCAG TCCAAGAACGCTCAAGAAAGAGGATTACAGCGAGCTTTATTGTGTCATGTACAGCGACCATCCA GAGAAGAAAGGGGGATTTGTCATCAACTATTCAGGAGAAGTTATTGGACTCGTGTTCTTCAAATTTTCTTTCTTACCAATTAACTTAGTTTCAACTTGGTGGAAGAATTTTAAAAGTTGCCG GCAATATCATCGGCCTTACCTTGGTGTGAAAATTGCCAATCTTCATTTGTCTGGTTCTAAGTATTTGAGTGAGTTTTTGGCTGCGTTCCCCGATGTCACTGGAGGTGCTGTTGTCACAGAG GTTGCAGAGGATTCACCAGCGTATCGTTCCGGGATATGCCCTGAAGATGTCATAATAAAATGTAATGGCAAATTAGTCCGCAGTTCGTTGGAG TTATTTGAGATACTATGGAACAATGTTGGAATAGAGTATGTTGAGCTTGATGTTTTGAGAGCGAGTAATGGTGAAAATCTGACGCCAAGTCTGAAGGTCGAACAGACTTCCTCGGATAAAATGTATCA GTGGGCGCTAACTTCTTGGACTATACATAACCCGTTTGAGCCTGTGCGTGATGCTGAATGA